A stretch of the Chiloscyllium plagiosum isolate BGI_BamShark_2017 chromosome 25, ASM401019v2, whole genome shotgun sequence genome encodes the following:
- the ran gene encoding GTP-binding nuclear protein Ran, translated as MSEQGESKIEFKLVLVGDGGTGKTTFVKRHMTGEFEKKYVATLGVEVHPIEFFTNRGPIKFNVWDTAGQEKFGGLRDGYYIQAQCAIIMFDVTSRVTYKNVPNWHRDLVRVCENIPIVLCGNKVDIKDRKVKAKSIVFHRKKNLQYYDISAKSNYNFEKPFLWLARKLIGDPNLEFVAMPALAPPEVQMDPVLAAQYEQDLKTAQSTALPDEDDDL; from the exons atgagTGAGCAAGGAGAATCTAAAATTGAATTCAAG CTTGTacttgttggagatggtggtACTGGGAAAACTACTTTTGTGAAGCGCCACATGACTGGCGAGTTTGAAAAGAAGTATGTAG CAACTTTGGGTGTTGAAGTTCACCCAATTGAGTTCTTTACTAACAGAGGTCCCATTAAATTTAATGTTTGGGATACTGCTGGTCAGGAGAAATTTGGTGGTCTCCGTGATGGTTATTACATTCAAG CTCAATGTGCCATTATTATGTTTGATGTAACTTCACGAGTGACGTACAAGAATGTGCCTAACTGGCATAGAGACTTGGTGAGAGTGTGTGAAAACATccccattgtgttgtgtggcaacAAAGTTGATATTAAAGACAGAAAAGTGAAGGCAAAATCTATTGTCTTCCACAGGAAGAAAAATCTTCAG TACTATGACATTTCTGCCAAAAGTAATTACAACTTCGAGAAGCCATTTCTGTGGCTTGCCAGAAAGCTGATTGGAGATCCCAATTTGGAGTTTGTTGCTATGCCAGCTTTGGCACCACCAGAGGTTCAGATGGACCCTGTATTAGCAGCACAGTACGAGCAAGACCTGAAG ACTGCTCAGAGCACTGCTTTGCCAGATGAAGATGACGACCTGTAA